A stretch of Cherax quadricarinatus isolate ZL_2023a chromosome 24, ASM3850222v1, whole genome shotgun sequence DNA encodes these proteins:
- the LOC128690838 gene encoding uncharacterized protein DDB_G0283357-like isoform X2 encodes MLISARSTAILLVLLAATVVGKTPASQQQKEDEDLTFDLLQEPAKIDSVENDLVLDLLLDPLADDSVVDDPLVGGPIEDDPVVADPVEDDPVETDSFAPAESQQVSIEGCKSQKKLKGGKKAKARYKRDRGCKSDRDCKSDRDCKSDKGQESEKRQTIDNRLRSDGRNKSYKVDRGNKGGRSNKVYRSNKVDRSNKADRSNKVDRSNKADRSNMVDRSNEVDRINKGNRSNKVDRSNKVDRINKGNRGNRVDRSNKADRSNKGNRSNRVDRINKGNRSNKADRSNKADRINKGNRSNRVDRINKGNRSNKVDRNNKVDRINKVDRSNKVDRINKVDRSNKVDRINKVDRSNKVDRINKGDRSNKVDRINKGNRSNKVDRINKGDRSNKVDRINKGNRSNKVDRINKGNRSNKVDRINKGNRSNKVDRINKVDRSNKVDRSNKVDRSNKVDRINKDNRSNKVDRSNKVDRSNKVDRSNKVDRSNKGNRSNKIDRSNKVDRSNKVDRSNKVDRSNKVDRSNKVDRSNKVDRINKVDRSNKVDRINKGNRSIKVDRSNKVDRSNKADRSNKVDRINKVDRINKGNRSNKVDRSNKGNRSNKVDRSNKGNRNNKVDRSNKGNRSNKVDRSNKVDRSNKVDRSNKVDRINKVDRSNKVDRSNKVDRSNKVDRSNKVDRINKVDRSNKVDRSNKVDRSNKVDRINKMDRSNKVDRSNKVDRINKVDRSNKVDRSNKVDRSNKVDRSNKVDRSNKGNRSNKVDRSNKVDRSNKGNRSNKVDRRNKGNRSNKVDRSNKVDRINKADRSNRVDRINKGNRSNKVDRSNKGNRSNKVDRSNKGNRSNKVDRSNKVDRSNKVDRSNKVDRSNKVDRSNKGNRSNKVDRSNKVDRSNKVDRSNKVDRSNKVDRSNKVDRSNKVDRSNKGNRSNKVDRSNNGNRSNKVDRSNKVDRSNKVNRSHKAERSHEADKNQQSDWRSHYSPQRETHLKSYHGNHEKKHVSRGDSDVMRTTRHRHVKKREYRDDSDKKQKTRREDDKKNKIREDYNKKYKTRHDNNTHDKRYKTQHDHDKEQETQHDHGNHDKKRKTQHHHNYDKKHKTRHNHDSHDKKHTTQHDHDKHNQTYRTQHIYDNYMKYTTQDDHHNHYDGAQDHIGHHNGGRGHHDYQQNHKIVHQKLEHNHGKKVNDNRHDSKYFKKYNDFDTTWQSPRETSHKGSPHNRGNLSHNDDTSGEKESNEKPKSPSEGRSRSWSRRQISGKPRSSGKNQDKIHSRRKKNINVKDAKDRKYLEQKAKISKTHNTAAPPYKNLKGSEGEFQRKKYSRGRFERSQAKKEDQNGKWKITEKNKSRGKQESPGSIENTINITKLKSMTRTHTDQKPKKKNHKSRVLDSSHMQKARSLKKAGKVKQVKGVKKVESSSYPHLIRLSHDSREKKLNMRTRDTRVEQERRRCNHQYKSCLTAARQEKQGINGKNLQISRTQKGIKDGTKTVKERIHVVRDSSERLEGRRRQQGKLDFVIKSSKKRDSRADERSPSQHRPRREANIKRTRIKEEKTIKNVKRNGKIFKNTSRRYRRQINKNVKNMTSQLRTKKSRNKTEIEITNKRKQFSVNTGFPEIRHHKKIEDKKKVKSNLRMKERYDEDLSSKRSQTRYPTNRTAKRNIVSSPPRRRRQARNKDYSLTRRDKKWNSNTDKRRENSVSRYQRRKEQDHYSPKLTLSELNENVKDKRSQPKFKDSKLIASSTTGRKRRITSHNKPNDDHLFLDHQKKQNHKRSTRVTDTKSRKNIKHKQIQKENRQRKNIVAATNKKIINKRVEGNIKQVRKGTEYTRNLSPGTIGMKKGQPREEKNIRNLKRNKKYSVENSRGLQKLLNKTKDKESHSKLNDFKKTRRNEVVSDEGKLLRKCLKILSKTDSKTNQLITKSLCTYQHKRRTENNARDSKLRKPRTEEYIQTSVKRNRGTLQLSGDRKKNEHRDKKHFTGSSAGSQHRRARNHKNHQHLENLASPKILQQFSRNNQNKRILSSLNKPRSLKFPERVKFKQYETDKAMYIDSKNRRKDVYRQDNLYSSRRNSHKQHGNPGRVTQLEENKRNKFDRI; translated from the exons gGTGCAAGTCCCAGAAGAAACTAAAAGGTGGCAAGAAAGCTAAGGCCAGATACAAGAGAGACAGGGGCTGTAAGAGTGACAGGGACTGCAAGAGTGACAGGGACTGCAAGAGTGACAAGGGCCAGGAGAGTGAAAAGAGACAGACAATTGACAACAGGCTTAGGAGTGACGGTAGGAATAAAAGCTACAAGGTTGACAGAGGCAACAAGGGTGGTAGAAGCAACAAAGTTTACAGAAGCAACAAGGTTGACAGAAGCAACAAGGCTGACAGAAGCAACAAGGTTGACAGAAGCAACAAGGCTGACAGAAGCAACATGGTTGATAGAAGCAACGAGGTTGACAGAATCAACAAGGGTAACAGAAGCAACAAGGTTGACAGAAGCAACAAGGTTGATAGAATCAACAAGGGTAACAGAGGCAACAGGGTTGACAGAAGCAACAAGGCTGACAGAAGCAACAAGGGTAACAGAAGCAACAGGGTTGACAGAATCAACAAGGGTAACAGAAGCAACAAGGCTGACAGAAGCAACAAGGCTGACAGAATCAACAAGGGTAACAGAAGCAACAGGGTTGACAGAATCAACAAGGGTAACAGAAGCAACAAGGTTGATAGAAACAACAAGGTTGACAGAATCAACAAGGTTGACAGAAGCAATAAGGTTGACAGAATCAACAAGGTTGACAGAAGCAACAAGGTTGACAGAATCAACAAGGTTGACAGAAGCAACAAGGTTGACAGAATCAACAAGGGTGACAGAAGCAACAAGGTTGACAGAATCAACAAGGGTAACAGAAGCAACAAGGTTGACAGAATCAACAAGGGTGACAGAAGCAACAAGGTTGACAGAATCAACAAAGGTAACAGAAGCAACAAGGTTGACAGAATCAACAAGGGTAACAGAAGCAACAAGGTTGACAGAATCAACAAGGGTAACAGAAGCAACAAGGTTGACAGAATCAACAAGGTTGACAGAAgcaacaaggttgatagaagcaacAAGGTTGACAGAAGCAACAAGGTTGACAGAATCAACAAGGATAACAGAAGCAACAAGGTTGACAGAAGCAACAAGGTTGACAGAAgcaacaaggttgatagaagcaacAAGGTTGACAGAAGCAACAAGGGTAACAGAAGCAACAAGATTGACAGAAGCAACAAGGTTGACAGAAgcaacaaggttgatagaagcaacAAGGTTGACAGAAGCAACAAGGTTGACAGAAgcaacaaggttgatagaagcaacAAGGTTGACAGAATCAACAAGGTTGACAGAAGCAACAAGGTTGACAGAATCAACAAGGGTAACAGAAGCATCAAGGTTGACAGAAGCAACAAGGTTGACAGAAGCAACAAGGCTGATAGAAGCAACAAGGTTGACAGAATCAACAAGGTTGACAGAATCAACAAGGGTAACAGAAGCAACAAGGTTGACAGAAGCAACAAGGGTAACAGAAGCAACAAGGTTGACAGAAGCAacaagggtaacagaaacaaCAAGGTTGACAGAAGCAACAAGGGTAACAGAAGCAACAAGGTTGACAGAAGCAACAAGGTTGACAGAAgcaacaaggttgatagaagcaacAAGGTTGACAGAATCAACAAGGTTGACAGAAgcaacaaggttgatagaagcaacAAGGTTGACAGAAgcaacaaggttgatagaagcaacAAGGTTGACAGAATCAACAAGGTTGACAGAAGCAACAAGGTTGACAGAAgcaacaaggttgatagaagcaacAAGGTTGACAGAATCAACAAGATGGACAGAAgcaacaaggttgatagaagcaacAAGGTTGACAGAATCAACAAGGTTGACAGAAGCAACAAGGTTGACAGAAgcaacaaggttgatagaagcaacAAGGTTGACAGAAGCAACAAGGTTGACAGAAGCAACAAGGGTAACAGAAGCAACAAGGTTGACAGAAGCAACAAGGTTGACAGAAGCAACAAGGGTAACAGAAGCAACAAGGTTGACAGAAGGAACAAGGGTAACAGAAGCAACAAGGTTGACAGAAGCAACAAGGTTGACAGAATTAACAAGGCTGACAGAAGCAACAGG GTTGACAGAATCAACAAGGGTAACAGAAGCAACAAGGTTGACAGAAGCAACAAGGGTAACAGAAGCAACAAGGTTGACAGAAGCAACAAAGGTAACAGAAGCAACAAGGTTGACAGAAGCAACAAGGTTGACAGAAGCAACAAGGTTGACAGAAGCAACAAGGTTGACAGAAGCAACAAGGTTGACAGAAGCAACAAGGGTAACAGAAGCAACAAGGTTGACAGAAGCAACAAGGTTGACAGAAGCAACAAGGTTGACAGAAGCAACAAGGTTGACAGAAGCAACAAGGTTGACAGAAGCAACAAGGTTGACAGAAGCAACAAGGTTGACAGAAGCAACAAGGGTAACAGAAGCAACAAGGTTGACAGAAGCAACAATGGTAACAGAAGCAACAAGGTTGACAGAAGCAACAAGGTTGACAGAAGCAACAAAGTTAACAGGAGCCACAAAGCTGAGAGGAGCCACGAGGCTGACAAGAACCAGCAGAGTGACTGGAGAAGCCACTACAGTCCCCAGAGAGAGACTCACCTCAAG AGTTACCACGGCAACCACGAGAAGAAGCACGTATCCCGTGGCGACAGTGACGTAATGCGCACGACCAGACACAGACACGTCAAGAAACGCGAGTACCGCGACGACAGTGACAAGAAACAGAAGACCAGGCGTGAAGACGACAAGAAAAATAAGATCCGTGAAGACTATAACAAAAAGTACAAGACCAGACACGACAACAACACCCACGACAAGAGGTACAAGACCCAACACGACCACGACAAAGAGCAAGAGACTCAACACGACCATGGCAACCACGACAAGAAACGCAAGACccaacatcaccacaactacGACAAAAAACACAAGACCAGACACAACCACGACAGCCATGACAAGAAGCACACGACCCAGCACGACCATGACAAACACAACCAGACGTACAGGACCCAACACATTTACGACAACTACATGAAATACACGACCCAGGacgaccatcacaatcactacgacGGCGCTCAAGATCACATAGGTCACCACAACGGCGGTAGAGGTCACCACGACTATCAGCAAAACCATAAG ATCGTGCACCAGAAGCTGGAGCACAACCACGGCAAGAAGGTCAACGACAACCGTCACGATTCGAAGTACTTCAAAAAGTACAACGACTTCGACACTACCTGGCAGTCTCCCAGGGAGACGAGCCACAAGGGCAGCCCACACAAT AGGGGAAACCTGAGCCATAACGACGACACTAGTGGAGAGAAAGAGTCGAATGAGAAACCGAAAAGCCCCTCTGAGGGTCGATCCAGGAGCTGGAGCCGACGCCAGATCTCTGGAAAACCTAGATCGTCTGGGAAGAACCAGGACAAAATTCACTCCAGGAGGAAGAAAAATATTAATGTCAAGGACGCAAAAGACAGGAAATACCTGGAACAAAAGGCAAAGATATCGAAGACACATAACACTGCCGCACCTCCATACAAGAATCTAAAAGGCTCTGAAGGAGAGTTTCAAAGAAAGAAATATTCCAGAGGCAGATTTGAAAGATCACAGGCGAAGAAAGAGGATCAAAATGGGAAATGGAAGATTACTGAGAAGAATAAATCAAGAGGGAAGCAAGAAAGCCCAGGAAGTATAGAGAATACAATAAACATTACAAAGTTAAAATCTATGACAAGGACGCATACGGATCAaaaacctaaaaagaaaaatcatAAGAGCCGTGTATTAGATTCTAGTCACATGCAGAAAGCGAGAAGTTTAAAAAAAGCTGGCAAGGTTAAACAAGTCAAGGGTGTTAAGAAAGTTGAGTCGTCATCTTATCCTCACTTAATAAGATTATCTCACGATTCCCGGGAAAAGAAGCTAAACATGAGAACGAGAGACACTCGTGTAGAACAAGAGAGACGCAGATGTAATCACCAGTACAAGTCTTGTCTAACAGCGGCTCGCCAGGAGAAACAAGGAATAAATGGGAAAAATCTACAGATTTCAAGAACACAGAAAGGAATAAAAGATGGTACTAAGACAGTCAAGGAAAGGATACATGTTGTGCGTGACAGCTCTGAGAGGTTGGAGGGACGAAGGAGACAACAGGGTAAGCTTGATTTTGTCATTAAAAGCTCTAAGAAGAGAGACAGCAGAGCAGATGAACGTAGTCCTTCACAGCACAGACCAAGAAGGGAAGCAAACATAAAAAGGACAAGGATTAAGGAGGAAAAAACGATTAAAAATGTGAAACGAAACGGGAAAATCTTCAAGAATACATCTAGACGTTATCGACGACAGATTAACAAAAATGTTAAGAACATGACCAGCCAACTACGGACCAAAAAGTCTAGAAACAAAACTGAGATAGAAATAACTAATAAAAGAAAACAATTTTCAGTGAACACAGGATTCCCAGAAATTCGTCATCATAAGAAAAttgaagacaaaaaaaaagttaaatcTAATTTGAGAATGAAGGAAAGATATGACGAAGATCTCTCCAGTAAACGAAGTCAAACACGATACCCGACAAATCGCACAGCGAAGAGGAACATCGTCAGCTCACCGCCACGACGAAGACGCCAGGCAAGGAACAAGGATTACAGTTTAACGAGACGGGACAAAAAGTGGAACTCCAATACTGACAAGAGGAGAGAGAACAGTGTGTCGAGGTATCAGAGACGCAAAGAGCAGGATCATTATTCCCCTAAACTAACTCTTAGTGAGTTGAACGAAAATGTGAAAGACAAACGTAGTCAACCAAAGTTTAAAGATTCTAAACTGATAGCATCTTCAACTACTGGACGTAAAAGGAGAATAACGTCGCATAATAAACCTAATGACGATCATTTATTTCTGGATCACCAGAAAAAGCAAAATCATAAAAGATCCACCAGGGTTACTGACACTAAATCTCGTAAAAACATAAAACATAAGCAAATCCAGAAAGAAAATCGACAGAGAAAAAACATCGTAGCAGCAACcaacaaaaaaataataaataaacgaGTTGAGGGAAACATCAAGCAAGTTAGGAAAGGAACAGAATATACAAGGAATCTTTCACCGGGAACAATAGGAATGAAAAAAGGACAACCCAGAGaggaaaaaaatattagaaatcttaagagaaacaaaaaatactcagTGGAAAACTCCAGAGGTCTTCAAAAACTTTTAAACAAGACCAAGGACAAGGAGAGTCACTCAAAGCTTAAtgacttcaagaagacaagacgaAACGAAGTGGTAAGTGACGAAGGAAAGTTGCTCAGAAAGTGTCTGAAAATTTTATCCAAGACTGATAGTAAAACGAATCAGTTAATTACCAAGAGCCTCTGCACTTACCAACACAAACGACGAACAGAAAATAATGCACGTGATTCCAAACTAAGAAAACCTCGGACAGAAGAATATATACAAACATCTGTCAAGCGTAACAGAGGTACGTTGCAACTTTCAGGAGATCGCAAGAAAAATGAACACAGAGATAAGAAGCACTTTACAGGCAGCTCTGCAGGATCACAACATCGACGCGCAAGAAACCATAAGAATCAccaacacttggaaaatcttgctTCACCAAAGATCCTCCAACAGTTTTCTAGAAATAATCAAAACAAGCGTATCCTCTCCAGTCTAAATAAGCCTCGGTCGCTCAAGTTTCCTGAGAGGGTAAAATTTAAACAATATGAAACAGATAAAGCCATGTACATTGACTCGAAAAATAGGAGAAAAGATGTGTACCGTCAGGATAATTTATATTCTAGTCGTCGTAACAGCCACAAACAGCACGGAAACCCTGGAAGAGTAACCCAGTTAGAAGAGAATAAACGGAACAAATTTGATAGAATATAG